The Methanobrevibacter boviskoreani JH1 genomic interval ATTCTGCAAGTCCGGAATCATAACTATTGTAGTAAAGAATGGAAACTTTATGTTCTGTATCGTTTAATGCAGTCATATTTTCAATGGTTTTATTGGTTATATTGTTTGATACAGGCATCTCTATGCTACATGTGTCACTTAACTGGACATTATTGTATTCCACATCGTTATTGTAGAATAGGTATAACCCTACAGCTGCAACTATAACAATAAGAATTATTAAAATTCCTATTATACGTTTCTTATTCATATTATTCCCCCCTTTTGTTCTGTTAATTTAATTTTTGTTTTATATCTATTTAAATTTTAAATTTTTTTAAATAATTCAATACTATTTATAATTATATTTATTTTAGGTAGGTTATCATCTAATAAAATCATGTTTTATATTATTTTTTGTTTAAATAAAAATTAAATACTAAAATCAATAAAGTATCCTATATATTTTAAAAAGGGAAAAAGACAGATATAATAGATAACTTTGGTGGGAATACTGTTTTTAAAGTAATCTTATGAGATTAAAATTAAGTTAAGGAAAAAATAATTTAAAAAATCTCATAAAAAGAATTGAATTAATAATGGATGTTTTAGATAAATTTATTAAAATTTATAGTTATATTAATTTAATAAAATCCTTTAAATTTTAAAAGTGATTTTAATTTAACTAATATTGGTTTAGAAAAAACTTATGTGGTTTTATGAAGTGGAAAATCTCTAATCTTGAATTGGATAATCAGGTTGTACTAGCTCCCATGTCTGGCGAATGTGATTTTGCATTTAGATCTATTGTTAAATCAATGGGCTGTGGACTTATAGGAACTGAAATGATTTCCACAATTGCAATTAAATATGCAAATCATAGGACCCATGAAATGTTATATATGACTGACTATGAAAGGCCTATCTCTGTACAACTCTTTGGACCAGATCCAGAATCATTTAGGATAGCATCAGAATATGTATGTGAAAATGTAAATCCCGAAATCATTGATATTAATATGGGATGTCCTGTTAAAAAGGTTGCAATTACCTCTAATTCAGGAAGTTCATTACTTAGAGATCCTGAAAGGGCATATGACATAGTTAAAACAGTTGTGGAAACGGTTGATATTCCGGTTACTGTAAAGATAAGAAGTGGTTGGGATGAAAATAATATTAATGCAGTTGAAATAGCTAAAATTGTTGAGGATGCAGGTGCATCTGCAGTTACTGTCCATCCACGTACAAGGGCTCAAGGATATGCCGGCAAAGCAGACTGGTCTATAATTAAAGATGTAAAAGATGAATTGTCCATACCTGTTATTGGTAATGGTGATATTAAGTCATGCTATGATGCTAAGAGAATGATTGATGAAACAGATTGCGATGCTATAATGATTGGTAGGGGAGCACTTGGAAACCCCTGGTTAATTAGGGAATGTGTTGATTACTTGGATAGTGGAATGGAACCTAAGGACGTAAGTGTTAAAGAGAAAATCAATGTTATAAAAGAACATGTTAATCTTTTCCTTGAAAATAAGGATGAGAATTTGGCTATCAGAAAGATTAGAAATCCTGTGTCACATTATATCAAACGTTTTCCTAAAAGCCGTGAAACATTATTAAAATTATTTAAGGTTAATACTAAGGAAGAGCTATTCAATTTATTGGATGATTATTATATATACTATAGTTCCTTCGCTGATTAATGGGGAGTAATATCTGTATATTGATGATGGGATATATTATTATA includes:
- the dusB gene encoding tRNA dihydrouridine synthase DusB gives rise to the protein MKWKISNLELDNQVVLAPMSGECDFAFRSIVKSMGCGLIGTEMISTIAIKYANHRTHEMLYMTDYERPISVQLFGPDPESFRIASEYVCENVNPEIIDINMGCPVKKVAITSNSGSSLLRDPERAYDIVKTVVETVDIPVTVKIRSGWDENNINAVEIAKIVEDAGASAVTVHPRTRAQGYAGKADWSIIKDVKDELSIPVIGNGDIKSCYDAKRMIDETDCDAIMIGRGALGNPWLIRECVDYLDSGMEPKDVSVKEKINVIKEHVNLFLENKDENLAIRKIRNPVSHYIKRFPKSRETLLKLFKVNTKEELFNLLDDYYIYYSSFAD